A single Pseudoxanthomonas sp. DNA region contains:
- the gspG gene encoding type II secretion system major pseudopilin GspG → MRPMTAFRFPRSQQGFSLLEIIIVLVLIGGILVLVGSRVMGGADSGKVKLAQSQVQTLAGKIENYRLDTGRYPAQLTDLVTNPGNAPGWLGPYAKESELQDPWKNPIDYRIPGETQRFDLVSLGADGKAGGDSVDADIKNE, encoded by the coding sequence ATGCGTCCGATGACTGCGTTCCGTTTCCCGCGTTCCCAGCAGGGTTTCAGCCTGCTCGAGATCATCATCGTGCTAGTGCTGATCGGCGGCATCCTGGTGCTGGTGGGCAGCCGCGTGATGGGAGGCGCCGACAGCGGCAAGGTCAAGCTGGCGCAGTCGCAGGTGCAGACGCTGGCGGGCAAGATCGAGAACTACCGGCTCGACACCGGCCGCTATCCGGCGCAGTTGACCGACCTGGTGACCAATCCCGGCAACGCGCCCGGATGGCTGGGCCCGTACGCGAAGGAAAGCGAGCTGCAGGACCCGTGGAAGAACCCGATCGACTACCGCATCCCCGGCGAGACGCAGCGCTTCGACCTGGTCAGCCTGGGCGCCGACGGCAAGGCCGGCGGCGACAGCGTCGACGCGGACATCAAGAACGAATAA
- the xpsF gene encoding type II secretion system protein XpsF, giving the protein MPLYRYKALNAHGEMLDGQMEAASDAEVVARLQEQGHLPVEAALASAGGGGSLRQLWRPNAFAGDRLVQFTQQLATLLGAGQPLDRALGILLDLPEDEKARRVITDIRDAVRGGAPLSTALDRQHGLFSRLYINMVRAGEAGGSLHDTLQRLGDYLERSRALKGRVVNALVYPAILLVVVGFALLFLLGYVVPQFAVMYESLDVALPWFTQGVLWVGAFVRDFWFVLIAVPAVALLWFDRRRRDPAFRDRLDAWLLGRPLVGPLLARLETARLARTLGTLLKNGVPLLTALGIARNVLGNRALAADVEVAADDVKNGHGLSASLGKGKRFPRLALQMIQVGEESGALDGMLLKTAETFEQETAQVLDRMLAALVPAITLVLAAVVGVVIIAVLVPLYDLTGAIN; this is encoded by the coding sequence ATGCCGCTCTACCGCTACAAGGCCCTCAACGCGCACGGTGAAATGCTGGACGGCCAGATGGAAGCCGCCAGTGACGCCGAGGTCGTCGCGCGCCTGCAGGAGCAGGGCCATCTGCCTGTCGAGGCCGCATTGGCGTCGGCCGGTGGCGGCGGCAGCCTGCGGCAGCTGTGGCGGCCGAATGCGTTCGCCGGCGACCGGCTGGTGCAGTTCACCCAGCAGCTCGCCACGCTGCTGGGTGCGGGCCAGCCGCTGGACCGCGCGCTGGGCATCCTGCTCGACCTGCCGGAAGACGAGAAGGCGCGGCGCGTCATCACCGACATCCGCGATGCCGTGCGCGGCGGCGCGCCGCTGTCGACGGCGCTGGACCGTCAGCATGGCCTGTTCTCGCGGCTGTACATCAACATGGTGCGGGCCGGCGAGGCGGGCGGCAGCCTGCACGACACGCTGCAGCGGCTCGGCGATTACCTGGAGCGCAGCCGCGCGTTGAAGGGGCGCGTGGTCAACGCGCTGGTGTATCCGGCCATCCTGCTGGTGGTGGTGGGCTTCGCACTGCTGTTCCTGCTCGGTTACGTGGTGCCGCAGTTCGCGGTGATGTACGAAAGCCTGGACGTGGCGCTGCCGTGGTTCACGCAGGGCGTGCTGTGGGTGGGCGCCTTCGTGCGCGACTTCTGGTTCGTGCTGATCGCGGTGCCGGCCGTGGCGCTGCTGTGGTTCGACCGCCGCCGTCGCGATCCCGCCTTCCGCGACCGCCTGGATGCCTGGCTGCTGGGGCGCCCCCTGGTCGGACCGTTGCTGGCCCGGCTGGAAACCGCGCGCCTGGCGCGCACGCTGGGTACGCTGCTGAAGAACGGCGTGCCGCTGCTCACCGCACTGGGCATCGCCCGCAACGTGCTGGGCAACCGCGCGCTGGCGGCCGACGTGGAGGTGGCGGCCGACGACGTGAAGAACGGCCACGGCCTGTCCGCCTCGCTGGGCAAGGGCAAGCGCTTCCCGCGGCTGGCGCTGCAGATGATCCAGGTGGGCGAGGAGTCGGGCGCGCTGGACGGGATGCTGCTGAAGACCGCCGAGACCTTCGAGCAGGAAACCGCTCAGGTGCTGGACCGTATGCTGGCCGCCCTCGTCCCCGCCATCACGCTGGTCCTGGCCGCCGTGGTCGGCGTGGTCATCATCGCCGTGCTGGTCCCGCTGTACGATCTGACCGGCGCCATCAACTGA
- a CDS encoding S8 family peptidase — MNPHSSFRLSRRRPLVAALAAIVAFGAFAASASAGDVSTAGLRDGETYDRFIVKYRDGSTARASSATLQRSLQGAVSRAALGPSNGRAVSAAKLRRLGIGAELVQTSRKLDRVEAESLLRQLAIDPEVEFVEVDARRYARLVPNDSFYNQYQWHFKDPVGGINLPAAWDNATGAGVVVAVLDTGITPHSDLDANILPGYDFISDTFVSRDGDLRDANPLDEGDWNPVAGECYAGSPVQDSSWHGTHVTGTVAQVTNNAKGMAGGAFDAKVVPARVLGRCGGYTSDISDAVIWASGGTVAGVPANANPAEVINLSLGGTGACSAVEQNAFNIAIANGSTVVVAAGNDASNVTGFSPGNCTGVITVGATRITGGIASYSNYGTRVDISAPGGGGGVDGNPGGYVWSAGNAGATTPTTETYFGLGGTSMAAPHVAAVVALMQSVAETPLTPAQVLATLKSTARPFPVAPPANRPIGVGIVNAAAAVQAVIGGGGPPTATPLTNNVAVGGNSGAKDAVVQYALVVPAGATNLSFISYGGSGNADVYVKFGSAATATNYDLRSVRPGNNDMVNIANPQAGTYYVSLVGKTKFAGVSVRGSFTAP, encoded by the coding sequence GTGAATCCACATTCTTCCTTCCGTCTTTCCCGTCGTCGTCCCCTGGTTGCTGCACTTGCCGCAATCGTCGCGTTCGGCGCCTTCGCAGCGAGCGCTTCGGCAGGCGATGTCAGTACCGCTGGTCTGCGCGACGGCGAAACCTACGACCGCTTCATCGTGAAGTACCGCGATGGCAGCACGGCGCGCGCCAGCAGCGCGACCTTGCAGCGCTCGTTGCAGGGCGCGGTCTCGCGCGCCGCGCTGGGTCCGTCGAACGGCAGGGCCGTGAGTGCGGCGAAGCTGCGACGCCTCGGCATCGGTGCCGAACTGGTGCAGACCTCACGCAAGCTGGATCGCGTCGAAGCCGAAAGCCTGCTGCGCCAGCTGGCGATCGATCCTGAGGTCGAGTTCGTCGAGGTCGATGCCCGTCGCTACGCGCGCCTGGTGCCGAACGACAGCTTCTACAACCAGTATCAGTGGCACTTCAAGGATCCGGTCGGCGGCATCAACCTGCCGGCGGCATGGGACAACGCGACGGGCGCCGGTGTGGTGGTCGCCGTGCTGGATACGGGCATCACGCCGCACAGCGATCTGGATGCGAACATCCTGCCGGGCTACGACTTCATCAGCGACACGTTCGTGTCGCGCGACGGCGACCTGCGCGATGCCAATCCGCTCGACGAGGGCGACTGGAATCCGGTCGCGGGCGAGTGCTACGCGGGCTCGCCGGTGCAGGACAGCAGTTGGCACGGCACCCACGTGACCGGCACGGTGGCGCAGGTGACCAACAATGCGAAGGGCATGGCGGGCGGCGCCTTCGATGCGAAGGTCGTGCCGGCGCGCGTGCTGGGCCGGTGCGGCGGCTACACGTCGGATATTTCCGATGCGGTGATCTGGGCGTCGGGCGGCACCGTGGCGGGCGTGCCGGCGAATGCCAATCCGGCGGAAGTCATCAACCTCAGCCTCGGCGGCACCGGTGCGTGCAGCGCGGTGGAACAGAACGCGTTCAACATCGCCATCGCCAACGGCAGCACGGTGGTGGTGGCAGCGGGCAACGATGCCAGCAACGTCACCGGCTTCTCGCCCGGCAACTGCACGGGCGTCATCACCGTGGGCGCCACGCGCATCACCGGCGGCATCGCGTCGTATTCCAACTACGGCACGCGCGTGGATATCTCCGCGCCGGGCGGCGGTGGCGGCGTGGACGGCAATCCGGGCGGATACGTCTGGTCCGCCGGCAATGCAGGCGCCACCACGCCCACCACCGAGACCTACTTCGGCCTGGGCGGCACGTCGATGGCGGCACCGCACGTGGCGGCGGTCGTCGCGCTGATGCAGAGCGTGGCGGAAACGCCGCTCACGCCCGCGCAGGTGCTGGCCACGTTGAAGTCGACCGCGCGTCCGTTCCCGGTGGCGCCGCCGGCCAACCGTCCCATCGGTGTCGGCATCGTCAATGCGGCGGCCGCAGTGCAGGCCGTGATCGGCGGCGGTGGTCCGCCGACCGCGACGCCGCTCACCAACAACGTGGCGGTCGGCGGCAACAGCGGCGCGAAGGATGCGGTGGTGCAGTACGCGCTGGTGGTGCCGGCCGGCGCGACCAACCTGTCGTTCATCAGCTACGGCGGCAGCGGCAATGCCGATGTCTACGTGAAGTTCGGCAGCGCTGCCACCGCGACCAACTACGACCTGCGTTCGGTGAGGCCGGGCAACAACGACATGGTCAACATCGCCAACCCGCAGGCGGGCACTTACTACGTGTCCCTGGTGGGCAAGACGAAGTTCGCCGGCGTCAGCGTGCGCGGCAGCTTCACCGCACCCTGA
- a CDS encoding ESPR-type extended signal peptide-containing protein, whose product MNRIYRKVWNPSLGLLVVASEFARRAHGALSSGAPVRARLGVTLLAAALLAGVSSGAAFAHDKQKGKPQNDKPQIGTGPAFCVDARGNPIIDGRPGENAVSCGDDVDASGRHAVAVGYKSIANKAGATAVGGYAEAKGVNATAVGYDSSATAQGATALGSQSNATGANATSVGTLAAATGTGASAVGTGSAATGAYAGAFGSSSSASGTQALAAGHTSTATGIATVAIGGFANASGGFDTAVGYGADARGGDSTALGSGSLATGYNSVAVGGSLLGLLPTEASGDFSTAVGGGAWAPGTNATAIGNLASASADNSVALGGDSIADREDTVSVGSAGSERQITNVAAGTEGTDAVNLDQLNAVADTSENATRYFKANGAGDGSDDATATGDYATASGSAALAEGVGATATGSGAFALADGATATGFSATATGENSVANGAGAQATGAGSIAVGGQRQLFDENGDPVLDEDGNPVYASTEATADDATAVGAGAVASDTGASALGAGANASGAYSSAVGTEAAASGIQATAVGFRSDASDDAATAIGGYSSASNFGASAFGYGAEASGNSATALGFGAVASNFDSTALGSNAIASGDNSVAVGGAFFGFLPTEASGDYSVAVGGGAYSPGVNSVALGNLATAEADNSVAIGGDSVADREDSVSVGSAGSERQITHVAAGTEDTDAVNLAQLNDVAEASENATRYFKANGAGDGSDDATATGDYATASGSAALAEGVGATATGSGAFALADGATATGFSASATGSNSVANGSSAEASGDASTAIGGQVDAFDAEGNPITVNTVASGLGATAVGAGSLASGLGSASFGVLSEASGEASSAFGYGSTATGSYASSFGHASGATGDYSVAVGGPADLIPGFGLLVYTQASGFSAAAFGAGAIAAGDYSLAAGSLAEASGLESTAAGFFSYAPGDYATALGAESWASGDNSTAVGFYSTALGDNSVALGANSTADRDNTVSVGDVGSERQITNVAAGSEGTDAVNVDQLNAVAEASENATRYFKANGAGDGSDDATATGDYATASGSAALAEGVGATATGSGAFALADGATATGFSATASGGNSVANGAGAQATGAGSVAVGGQRQLFDENGDPVLDEDGNPVSASTEATADDATAVGAGAVAGDIGASAIGAGANASGAYSTALGTEASATQTQSTAVGFRSSADGLASTTVGGYSSAAGDFASAFGYGAAAGGSGATAVGEGASAGGDESTAVGGTTFFGLINTRATGTGGSAFGNGAWATGEYSTALGHNSYADGDDSVAVGVNSVAEATNSVAIGANSWNDRENTVSVGDVGAERQITNVAAGTEGTDAVNLDQLNAVAEASGNATRYFKANGAGDGSDDATATGDYATASGSAALAEGVGATANGSGAFALADGATATGFGATATGANSVANGAGAQATGAAAVAVGGQRPLFDDNGDPLLDEDGNPVYASTEASADDATALGAGAVASDTGATATGAGATASGAYATASGTESAASGLQATANGFRSDASGDGSAAIGSYSSASAFAASAFGYGAEASQESATALGFGAVASNYDSTALGSNAIASGDNSVAVGGAFFGFLPTEAAGDYSVAVGGGAYTPGVNAVALGNLATAEADNSVAIGGDSVADREDTVSVGSVGSERQITNVAAGTQATDAVNMSQLSFVASALGGGAGFSGGVFIAPSYTIQGTSYNNVGAAFTAVDAKLNELYGLYSGSGSGATTASASAAPPTQASQGQVAGDAASGTGTGGSASTPTRGTATTTDAAGSGAVASGQPAVAAPTDATAAADVPAAAASYADAGDANTLSSAQSYTDQSSASTLASAKAYADFQVKALEDDFNAFRGDVDRRFSEQDRRLDRMGAMSSAMLNMAINAAGSRSPRGRVAVGAGWQNGENALSVGYSKPIGERASFSIGGAFSGDEKSAGVGFGIDL is encoded by the coding sequence ATGAACAGGATTTACCGCAAGGTGTGGAATCCCTCCCTTGGCCTGCTGGTGGTGGCCTCGGAGTTCGCGCGGCGCGCGCATGGCGCGCTGTCGTCCGGTGCGCCGGTGCGTGCGCGCCTGGGCGTGACGTTGTTGGCGGCGGCGCTGCTTGCGGGCGTGTCGTCCGGCGCGGCATTCGCGCACGACAAGCAGAAGGGCAAGCCGCAGAACGACAAGCCGCAGATCGGAACGGGGCCCGCCTTCTGCGTGGATGCACGCGGCAATCCCATCATCGACGGACGGCCCGGCGAAAATGCGGTGTCGTGCGGCGATGACGTCGACGCGTCCGGCCGCCACGCCGTCGCGGTCGGCTACAAGAGCATCGCCAACAAGGCCGGCGCGACCGCCGTCGGCGGCTACGCCGAAGCCAAGGGCGTGAACGCGACCGCCGTGGGTTACGACAGCAGCGCGACCGCGCAGGGCGCGACGGCGCTGGGCAGCCAGAGCAACGCAACCGGCGCGAACGCCACGTCCGTCGGCACGCTGGCCGCTGCGACGGGAACCGGCGCGAGCGCCGTGGGCACGGGCAGCGCTGCAACCGGCGCGTATGCCGGTGCGTTCGGAAGTTCGTCGTCCGCCTCGGGCACGCAGGCATTGGCCGCCGGCCATACCAGCACGGCGACCGGGATTGCCACGGTGGCGATCGGCGGGTTCGCCAATGCTTCCGGCGGTTTCGACACGGCGGTCGGCTACGGTGCCGACGCCCGTGGCGGCGACAGCACGGCGCTCGGTTCCGGCTCGCTCGCCACCGGCTACAACAGCGTCGCCGTCGGCGGCTCGCTGCTCGGCTTGCTGCCGACCGAAGCATCGGGCGATTTCTCCACGGCGGTGGGTGGCGGCGCATGGGCGCCGGGCACGAACGCGACGGCGATCGGCAACCTGGCGTCGGCCAGCGCCGACAACAGCGTGGCACTCGGCGGCGATTCGATCGCCGACCGCGAAGACACCGTGTCCGTCGGCAGCGCCGGCAGCGAACGGCAGATCACCAACGTCGCCGCAGGCACCGAAGGCACCGATGCGGTGAACCTGGACCAGTTGAACGCCGTGGCCGACACGTCGGAAAACGCCACGCGCTACTTCAAGGCGAATGGCGCCGGCGACGGCAGCGACGACGCGACCGCCACCGGCGACTACGCCACCGCATCCGGATCGGCCGCGCTGGCCGAAGGCGTCGGTGCGACCGCGACCGGCTCCGGCGCCTTCGCGCTGGCGGACGGTGCGACGGCGACCGGCTTCAGCGCCACGGCCACCGGCGAGAACAGCGTCGCCAATGGCGCCGGTGCGCAAGCGACGGGTGCCGGTTCGATTGCGGTGGGCGGACAGCGCCAGCTGTTCGACGAGAACGGCGATCCCGTGCTCGATGAAGACGGCAATCCGGTCTACGCCAGCACCGAAGCCACGGCCGACGACGCCACAGCGGTCGGTGCGGGCGCCGTCGCCAGCGACACCGGTGCGAGCGCGCTCGGCGCGGGTGCGAATGCCTCCGGTGCCTATTCGTCTGCCGTGGGTACCGAAGCCGCCGCTTCCGGCATCCAGGCCACCGCGGTCGGCTTCCGCAGCGATGCGTCCGACGATGCGGCCACGGCCATCGGTGGCTACAGCAGTGCGTCGAACTTCGGCGCATCGGCGTTCGGTTACGGCGCCGAGGCCAGCGGCAACAGCGCCACGGCGCTGGGCTTCGGTGCGGTCGCCAGCAACTTCGACAGCACCGCACTGGGGTCGAACGCGATCGCCAGTGGCGACAACAGCGTGGCGGTCGGCGGAGCGTTCTTCGGCTTCCTGCCGACCGAAGCGTCGGGCGACTACTCGGTCGCCGTCGGTGGCGGCGCCTACTCCCCGGGGGTCAATTCGGTCGCGCTGGGCAATCTTGCGACGGCCGAAGCCGACAACAGCGTCGCCATCGGTGGCGACTCCGTCGCCGACCGCGAGGACTCGGTATCGGTGGGCAGCGCCGGCAGCGAACGGCAGATCACCCATGTCGCCGCAGGCACCGAGGACACCGATGCCGTGAATCTGGCGCAGTTGAACGACGTCGCTGAAGCCTCCGAAAACGCCACCCGCTATTTCAAGGCGAACGGCGCGGGCGACGGCAGCGACGACGCGACCGCGACGGGCGACTACGCCACCGCGTCCGGTTCGGCCGCGCTGGCCGAAGGTGTCGGTGCGACCGCCACCGGTTCCGGCGCCTTCGCCCTGGCCGACGGCGCAACGGCGACCGGCTTCAGCGCCAGCGCGACGGGCAGCAACAGTGTGGCGAACGGCAGCAGCGCCGAAGCCAGCGGCGACGCCAGCACCGCCATCGGCGGACAGGTGGATGCCTTCGATGCCGAAGGCAATCCGATCACCGTCAACACCGTGGCGTCCGGACTCGGGGCCACGGCCGTCGGTGCCGGCAGCCTGGCCTCGGGTCTGGGCAGTGCGTCGTTCGGCGTGCTCAGCGAAGCGAGCGGCGAAGCGAGTTCCGCCTTCGGTTACGGCAGCACGGCCACCGGCTCCTACGCCTCCAGCTTCGGTCATGCCAGCGGCGCCACCGGCGATTACAGCGTCGCGGTCGGTGGTCCGGCGGACCTGATTCCCGGCTTCGGTTTGCTGGTCTACACGCAGGCCAGCGGGTTCAGCGCGGCGGCCTTCGGCGCCGGTGCGATCGCGGCCGGCGACTACAGCCTGGCGGCGGGCAGCCTGGCCGAAGCCTCCGGACTGGAAAGCACGGCGGCGGGCTTCTTCTCCTATGCGCCGGGCGACTACGCCACCGCGCTGGGCGCGGAATCCTGGGCCAGTGGCGACAACAGCACGGCGGTGGGCTTCTACAGCACGGCGCTGGGCGACAACAGCGTGGCACTGGGTGCCAACTCCACGGCGGATCGCGACAACACCGTCTCCGTCGGCGATGTGGGCAGCGAACGGCAGATCACCAACGTCGCCGCCGGCAGCGAAGGCACCGATGCGGTGAACGTCGATCAGCTCAACGCCGTCGCCGAAGCGTCGGAAAACGCCACCCGCTACTTCAAGGCGAACGGCGCGGGCGACGGCAGCGACGATGCGACCGCGACCGGCGACTACGCCACCGCGTCCGGTTCGGCCGCGCTGGCCGAAGGCGTCGGCGCGACCGCGACCGGCTCCGGCGCCTTCGCGCTGGCGGACGGCGCGACCGCCACCGGCTTCAGCGCCACGGCCAGCGGCGGGAACAGCGTCGCCAACGGCGCCGGTGCGCAAGCGACGGGCGCCGGATCGGTTGCGGTGGGCGGACAGCGCCAGCTGTTCGACGAGAACGGCGATCCCGTGCTCGATGAAGACGGCAATCCGGTCTCTGCAAGTACCGAAGCCACGGCGGACGACGCCACGGCAGTCGGTGCAGGCGCCGTCGCGGGTGACATCGGTGCGAGCGCCATCGGTGCCGGCGCGAATGCGTCCGGCGCGTATTCCACCGCGCTGGGCACCGAGGCGTCTGCGACGCAGACACAGTCCACCGCTGTCGGCTTCCGCAGCAGTGCCGACGGCCTAGCCTCCACCACCGTCGGCGGCTACAGCAGTGCAGCAGGCGACTTCGCCTCGGCCTTCGGTTACGGCGCGGCGGCGGGCGGAAGCGGTGCGACGGCGGTAGGTGAAGGTGCGAGTGCGGGTGGCGACGAAAGCACGGCGGTCGGCGGCACCACCTTCTTCGGACTCATCAACACGCGTGCCACCGGCACGGGCGGTTCGGCATTCGGCAACGGCGCCTGGGCCACCGGCGAATACAGCACCGCGCTGGGCCACAACAGCTACGCCGACGGCGACGACAGCGTGGCGGTCGGTGTCAACTCGGTGGCGGAGGCGACCAACAGCGTCGCGATCGGCGCCAATTCCTGGAACGATCGCGAGAACACGGTATCGGTCGGCGATGTCGGGGCCGAACGCCAGATCACCAACGTGGCGGCCGGCACGGAAGGCACGGACGCGGTGAACCTGGACCAGCTGAATGCCGTGGCCGAGGCGTCCGGCAACGCCACGCGCTACTTCAAGGCGAACGGCGCGGGCGACGGCAGCGACGATGCGACCGCCACCGGCGACTACGCCACCGCCTCCGGGTCGGCCGCGCTGGCCGAAGGTGTCGGCGCGACGGCGAACGGGTCGGGTGCCTTCGCATTGGCGGACGGCGCGACCGCCACCGGCTTCGGTGCCACCGCCACCGGCGCCAACAGCGTCGCGAATGGCGCGGGCGCGCAGGCGACGGGCGCGGCGGCCGTCGCGGTGGGCGGACAACGGCCGTTGTTCGACGACAACGGCGATCCGCTGCTGGATGAAGACGGCAATCCGGTCTACGCGAGCACGGAAGCGAGCGCCGACGATGCCACGGCCCTGGGGGCGGGTGCGGTCGCCAGCGATACGGGTGCGACGGCGACCGGTGCGGGCGCCACGGCGTCGGGTGCCTACGCCACCGCGTCCGGCACGGAAAGCGCGGCGTCGGGCTTGCAGGCCACCGCGAACGGTTTCCGCAGCGATGCCTCGGGCGATGGCTCGGCCGCCATCGGCAGTTACAGCAGCGCCTCGGCCTTCGCGGCGTCGGCCTTCGGCTACGGCGCGGAGGCGTCGCAGGAGAGCGCCACCGCACTGGGCTTCGGCGCGGTGGCCAGCAACTACGACAGCACGGCGCTGGGCTCGAATGCCATCGCCAGCGGCGACAACAGCGTGGCCGTCGGTGGTGCATTCTTCGGCTTCCTCCCGACCGAAGCGGCCGGCGATTACTCGGTGGCCGTCGGCGGTGGCGCCTACACCCCGGGCGTCAACGCGGTGGCGCTGGGCAACCTGGCCACTGCGGAAGCCGACAACAGCGTGGCGATCGGTGGCGATTCCGTGGCCGATCGCGAGGACACCGTCTCGGTCGGCAGCGTCGGCAGCGAGCGGCAGATCACCAACGTCGCCGCCGGTACCCAGGCCACCGACGCGGTGAACATGTCGCAGCTGAGTTTCGTGGCCAGCGCACTGGGTGGCGGAGCCGGCTTCTCCGGCGGTGTGTTCATCGCGCCGAGCTACACGATCCAGGGCACGTCATACAACAACGTGGGCGCGGCGTTCACCGCCGTCGATGCGAAGCTCAACGAGTTGTACGGCCTGTACAGCGGATCGGGCAGTGGCGCCACGACGGCCTCGGCCAGCGCCGCACCGCCGACCCAGGCCAGCCAGGGCCAGGTCGCCGGCGACGCGGCGTCCGGAACGGGTACCGGCGGCAGTGCGTCCACACCGACACGCGGCACGGCAACGACCACGGATGCCGCTGGCAGCGGCGCAGTGGCCAGTGGCCAACCCGCGGTCGCGGCACCGACCGATGCCACCGCAGCCGCAGACGTGCCGGCCGCTGCCGCGTCGTACGCCGATGCCGGCGACGCCAACACGCTCAGCAGTGCGCAGTCCTATACCGATCAGTCCTCCGCCAGCACGCTGGCCAGCGCGAAGGCGTATGCCGACTTCCAGGTCAAGGCGCTGGAAGACGACTTCAACGCCTTCCGCGGCGACGTGGACCGTCGCTTCTCCGAGCAGGACCGCCGTCTGGACCGGATGGGCGCGATGAGCTCGGCGATGCTGAACATGGCGATCAACGCCGCCGGCAGCCGCAGTCCGCGCGGACGGGTCGCCGTGGGTGCGGGTTGGCAGAACGGCGAGAACGCGTTGTCGGTGGGCTATTCCAAGCCGATCGGCGAGCGTGCATCGTTCAGCATCGGCGGCGCGTTCAGTGGCGACGAGAAGTCGGCCGGCGTGGGTTTCGGTATCGACCTGTAA
- the gspE gene encoding type II secretion system ATPase GspE, translated as MNAVVSDPSLSDDERIVAALLARGRLKEADLARARRLQEEAGGGLLALLSRLGLVSERDHAETAAEVLGLPLVNAKDAPDVPPESVALSLRFLKQFHVCPVGEDEGHVDLLMADPQDHYAIEAVRLATGRAVRPRVALRSEISDLIERYYGQGRSAMGAIVENADGETTADLDDVEHLRDLASEAPVIRLVNLVIQRAVELRASDIHIEPFENRLKVRYRIDGVLEEGESPPANLTAAVISRVKIMAKLNIAERRLPQDGRIMLRVQGKELDLRVSTVPTAHGESVVMRLLDRETVVFDFKKLGFTDAFLPQFQKVLEQPHGILLVTGPTGSGKTTTLYTALSKLNTPDVKIITVEDPVEYQIEGINQIQAKPQIGLDFAHALRSIVRQDPDIIMIGEMRDLETARIAIQSALTGHLVLSTLHTNNAAGGITRMLDMGVEDYLMTSTINGILAQRLVRRLEPTHAEKYAASPEEIEKFHLRRFQPEGEIFLYRPRGSAFAPTGYLGRTTIVEFLVMNDEIRRAIMRHAGMGEIEQLARDAGMRTMYEDGIIKALTGETTIEEVLRVTEEG; from the coding sequence GTGAACGCAGTCGTGTCCGACCCCTCGCTGTCCGACGACGAACGCATCGTCGCCGCCCTGCTGGCCCGCGGGCGGCTGAAAGAGGCCGACCTGGCGCGGGCGCGGCGGTTGCAGGAAGAGGCCGGCGGCGGCCTGCTGGCGCTGCTGTCGCGATTGGGCCTGGTGTCCGAACGCGACCACGCGGAGACGGCGGCCGAGGTGCTCGGCCTGCCGCTGGTCAACGCCAAGGACGCACCCGATGTGCCGCCGGAATCGGTGGCGCTGTCGCTGCGCTTCCTCAAGCAGTTCCATGTCTGCCCGGTGGGCGAGGACGAGGGCCATGTCGACCTGTTGATGGCCGACCCGCAGGACCACTACGCGATCGAAGCCGTGCGGCTGGCGACCGGTCGTGCGGTGCGGCCGCGGGTGGCGCTGCGGTCGGAGATCAGCGACCTGATCGAACGCTATTACGGGCAGGGCCGCAGTGCGATGGGCGCCATCGTCGAGAACGCCGACGGCGAGACCACCGCCGACCTTGACGACGTCGAACACCTGCGCGACCTGGCGTCGGAAGCGCCGGTCATCCGCCTGGTCAACCTGGTGATCCAGCGGGCGGTCGAACTGCGCGCGTCCGACATCCACATCGAACCGTTCGAGAACCGCCTGAAGGTGCGTTACCGCATCGACGGCGTGCTGGAGGAAGGCGAAAGCCCGCCGGCCAACCTCACTGCCGCCGTGATCAGCCGCGTCAAGATCATGGCCAAGCTCAACATCGCCGAGCGTCGTCTGCCTCAGGACGGCCGCATCATGCTGCGCGTGCAGGGCAAGGAACTCGACCTGCGCGTGTCCACGGTACCCACCGCGCATGGCGAGAGCGTGGTGATGCGCCTGCTCGACCGCGAGACGGTCGTGTTCGATTTCAAGAAGCTCGGCTTCACCGATGCCTTCCTGCCGCAGTTCCAGAAAGTGCTGGAGCAGCCGCACGGCATCCTGCTGGTCACCGGCCCCACCGGCTCGGGCAAGACCACCACGTTGTACACCGCGCTGAGCAAGCTCAACACGCCCGACGTCAAGATCATCACCGTCGAGGATCCGGTCGAGTACCAGATCGAGGGCATCAACCAGATCCAGGCCAAGCCGCAGATCGGGCTGGACTTCGCCCACGCGCTGCGCAGCATCGTGCGCCAGGACCCGGACATCATCATGATCGGCGAAATGCGCGACTTGGAAACCGCACGCATCGCCATCCAGTCCGCACTCACCGGCCACCTGGTGCTCAGCACGCTGCACACCAACAACGCGGCAGGCGGCATCACCCGCATGCTCGACATGGGCGTGGAGGACTACCTGATGACCTCCACCATCAACGGCATCCTCGCCCAGCGCCTGGTGCGCCGGCTGGAGCCGACGCATGCGGAGAAGTACGCCGCGTCGCCGGAGGAAATCGAGAAGTTCCACCTGCGCCGCTTCCAGCCGGAGGGCGAGATCTTCCTGTACCGCCCGCGCGGCTCCGCCTTCGCGCCGACGGGTTACCTGGGCCGCACGACCATCGTCGAGTTCCTGGTGATGAACGACGAGATCCGCCGCGCGATCATGCGGCACGCCGGCATGGGCGAGATCGAACAGCTGGCGCGCGACGCCGGCATGCGCACCATGTACGAGGACGGCATCATCAAGGCGCTGACGGGCGAGACCACCATCGAGGAAGTGCTGCGCGTGACCGAGGAGGGCTGA